A genomic region of Nostoc sp. UHCC 0702 contains the following coding sequences:
- the smpB gene encoding SsrA-binding protein SmpB — protein sequence MSDKSESYKVISDNRQARFLYEILETYEAGIQLTGTEVKSIRAGKVNLQDGYALIRDGQAWLINVHISPYNASGQYFNHEPRRTRKLLLHRQEIRKLIGKVEQQGLTLVPLKMYFKQGWVKVSIALGKGKKLHDKREDLKRRQDQRDIQRAMKNY from the coding sequence ATGAGTGACAAGAGCGAAAGTTATAAAGTTATTAGTGACAACCGTCAAGCCCGTTTTTTGTATGAAATCCTGGAAACCTATGAAGCTGGAATTCAGTTGACAGGAACCGAAGTCAAGTCAATCCGTGCAGGTAAAGTTAATCTCCAAGATGGTTATGCTTTGATTCGTGATGGTCAAGCATGGCTAATCAATGTGCATATCTCCCCTTATAACGCCAGCGGACAATATTTTAACCATGAACCGCGACGTACACGCAAGCTGTTACTGCATCGTCAGGAAATCCGTAAGTTAATTGGCAAAGTAGAGCAGCAGGGCTTGACATTAGTACCTTTGAAGATGTATTTCAAACAAGGTTGGGTGAAAGTGAGTATAGCCCTTGGCAAAGGTAAAAAGCTCCATGACAAGCGAGAAGACTTAAAACGACGCCAAGACCAACGCGATATTCAAAGAGCAATGAAAAATTATTAG